TAAAATATAAAATAAATAAGATAGGAGGATAATCGTGGGTAAAAGATTAAAGAAATCAAGCCGTTTTATTTGTTTTGAAAATTTAATAGCTTTACTTATAATAGCAGGTTTTATTACTATCATATTATTTCAAACTACAATGCTCAATAGTACTCTTAGAGTATATTTGAATTCTACAGAAAAAATCGAAGGTATAAATGTAAATACATACTTATCAAAGGAGGGAACATTAAAAATCGAGGTTATAAATGAAGAAAATGCAAATAATGCCTACATATTAGTTGATGGAGAACCTAAAGAGAATTTTACAAACAAATATATTAATATAAAAGTAAAATCCGGTCAATTAATCGAAATAGATGGAACTAAATGTAATACGGATATGTATTTCAAAATTTCTGATATAAGCTATAATGTTATTGAACCGCAAAAGACTGCTATTATAAAAGTTGAAAAAAACATTGCCACAGTAGGAAGAGTAAGATTAAAATAATATTGTGATAAATTAATTTTTAATATATAATATAAAAAAGGATAGGGAAAGGAGAATGTTCTATTAACGCAATTAGAGGAGCAATTACTACTGAAAATACAAAAGAGAAAATTTTTTCTGATACTGAGGAGCTGATAAAAAAGATTATCGAAGAAAATAATTTAAAAATAGATGATATTATTTCGATTATATTCAGCGCAACAAAGGATTTGGATGCGGCATATCCGGCTGAAGCTGTCAGAAATATTGGAATAACTACAATACCACTGATGTGCTTTCAGGAAATGAATGTAATTGGTAGCTTAAAGAAATGTATAAGAGTAATAATATATGTAAATTGTAATAACAACAGAAAAATTACACACGTATATTTAAAAGGCGCAAAAGTTTTACGTCCCGATATAATTTGAGGCGGTGAATAGATGACTATAAAAATTGCTATTGATGGACCTGCAGGTTCTGGAAAAAGTACTGTTGCTAAAATCCTTGCTAAAAAACTAAATTTTGTATATGTAGATACAGGTGCATTATATAGAGCGATTACATATAAAATATTGAAAGAAGGTATCAATATAAATGAGAAAAAAGCTATCCTAAATATTATTAATAACTTTGATATAACATTAAAAAGTGAAAGAATTTTTTTAGATGGCATAGATATTACTGAAGAGATACGAAAACCATATATTTCTCAGAATGTTTCACAAATATCTCAAATTCCAGAAATAAGAGAGTTTATGGTTAAATTACAAAAAGAATTGGCTAATAAAAATAATATAGTAATGGATGGACGAGATATTACGACTGTAGTTATGCCTGATGCACAATTTAAATTTTATATTACTGCAACTGAAGAAGTTAGAGCTAAAAGACGTTATAACGAACTAAAAGCAAATAATTTTAACATTTCATTCAAAGATATTCTGAACGAAATTAAGATAAGAGATAAAATGGATATGGAAAGAAGTATTGCACCTTTAAAAATAGCCGAAGATGCAATAGTAGTAGATACATCTGATATGACTATTGATGAAGTAACAAATAAATTATATGATATTATTATAAAACAATTATAGGGGGATTCATCAAAATGTTTTATTATATTGCAAAATATATTGTACTTTTCATAATTAAGATATTATTCAAAATACATATAGAAAATATTGAAAATATTCCCAAAGAAGGACCTATAATAATATGTCCTAACCATATTAGTCTACTTGATCCCCCTGTTATTGGTGCATTATTAAACAGAAGAATCTATTTTATGGCTAAATCAGAACTTTTTAAAAACCCTATTTTAGGTTTTATTCTCAAAAATGGTTTTGGAGCATTTCCTGTTAAAAGAGACAAACCTGATTTAACAGCTATTAAAACAGCTTTAAAACATTTAAAAAACGGACATGCAATATGCATTTTTCCTGAAGGAACAAGGAGCAAAACAGGTAATCTTCAAAAAGCCGAACCAGGTGCGTCTTTATTATCTGCAAAAGCACATGCACCTGTTATACCTATTGGAATTAACGGAAATTATAAATTATTTTCTAATATTATTATAAAAGTAGGAAAACCAATTCATCCGGATAATTTTTCAAATGGACATATTTCACAGCAGAACATGGCTCAAATTGGAGAGATTATAATGAATGAAATTTCAAAATTACTTTAGAATATAAACGAAAAATCAGGCAATATATTAAGATAATATTACTATATCATGGAGGAATTACTGTGAAAGTTATTGTAGCAAATCATGCCGGATTTTGCTTTGGGGTTAAAAGGGCTGTTGAAAAAGCATACGAACAATTGAATAAAAAAGACAATATTAAAACATATACCTTAGGTGAATTGATACATAATCCACATGTAGTAAATGACCTTTATGAAAAGGGTATTAAAAGTATTGAAGATATTAACAGTATTAATGAAAATAGTAGAATAATAATTAGAACACATGGTATTTCTGAAGACCTTTATAGTAAATTAAAAGAAAAAAATTTAGAAATTGAAGATATGACATGTCCATTTGTTAAAAAGGTACAAAATATTGTAAAAAAATATTACAATAATGGATATAATATAATAATTGTTGGTGACGAAAAACATCCTGAAGTTAGAGGAGTAAACGGATGGTGTAATAATACTGCATATATAATTAATTCAAGTGAAAATATGGAAATAATTCCAAAATTCAACAAAGCCTGCGTTGTTGCACAAACGACAATAACACAGGAACAATGGGAAAAGGTTTTAAAAATATTAAAAAATAAAGTTAAAGAGTTAATATCATTTAATACAATTTGTGATGCAACAAACAAAAGGCAAAAGGCAGCTGAAGAGCTTTCACATATAGTTGATATAATGATAGTGATAGGCGGGAAAAAAAGTTCTAATACTCAGAAACTTAAAAAAATCTGTGAAAAAAATTGTAAAAAAACATACCAAATTGAAAGTAAAGAAGAGCTAAATTTAATTTTATTTAAAAAAGACTATACCATTGGTATTACAGCTGGTGCCTCTACACCAGGTTATATAATAAATGATGTTGTAAATGAATTAATGTATAAAAAAGGAGAATAATTAACTGCTGTCATGTAAAATACCTTGACAAAACTCAAAAATCTGATAAAATTTATCTTATTGAATATTAACTTTAATTATGAGGAGGAACGATAGTAGAATGAATGCTTTGGGTCGTCATATTTTGGCAGAAATTTATGGTTGCGATAACAAAATCCTTGACGATTGTAAATTGATTGAGGAGATAATGGTAAAAGCAGCTATAGAAGCAGGTGCAGAGGTGTGTGAAGTTGCTTTCCATAAATTCAGCCCCCAGGGCGTAAGCGGGGTAGTAGTTATTTCTGAATCTCATTTAACTATTCATACTTGGCCAGAATTAAATTATGCTGCTGTTGATGTATTTACATGTGGAAGTAATGTTAATCCATGGGATGCTTGTAGTTATTTAACTAAATTATTAAAGGCAAAAAATATGACAGCAACAGAAGTTAAAAGAGGAGTATTTGAACAGCCTGTTAAGGTTTTAAGTTCATAAAATTTTTAATATGATTTGTATATTAAAAAATTTTTAGTTAAAACTATTAAAGAACCTCACAAATACATTGAAACCCCCTTTACATCATTTACAGTGGCTATATCTTAGCCACTTTTTTACATAATAAAATTTTTGGAGGTAAAATTCATGCTAACATATGAAGATTTTGTTTTGAAAATATGCCAATTAACCGGCATAGATTTATCACTATATAAAGAAAAACAAATGAAAAGAAGAATTAATTCATTAATTTTAAACAGTAATTATAAAAATTATGATGACTATTATAAAGCATTAACGACAAATAAAAATTTATATAATGAATTTATAAATTATATAACGATAAATGTAACTGAATTCTTTAGAAACTTAGATCAATGGATCGTTTTGGAAAATGAAATATTGCCCTATCTAATTAAAAAAAACTTAAAAATATGGAGTGCCGCATGCTCAACAGGGGAGGAACCGTATACTTTAGCAATGATATTATCAAAGCATATAAATCTTGAAGATGTTAATATTATAGCAACAGATATTGATGAAAATGCGCTTGCTAAAGCACAGAAAGGTATATATACAGATAAAAGTTTGGAAAAAGTGCCTGCTGAATATATAAAAAAATTCTTTACAAAGGTTAATAATACTTCTTACATAATTAGTGAAACATTGAGAAAAAATATAATTTTTAAAAAACATAATTTACTCACGGATAAATATCCTGAAAATGTGAATTTGGTTATATGTCGTAATGTTTTAATATACTTCAATGATAAGGCAAAAAATGATACATATAAAAAAATATATGATTGTCTATCAAATGATGGTATTTTTTTTGTAGGCGGTACTGAACAAATAATTCTTCCATATAGATATAATTTTGAACCTATAAAAACTTTCTTTTATAAAAAAATCAGCAATAATTAGACTAAGTTAACTATAAGAAACCCTTACATTTGATTTATAATTGCTTGTGGTAAATCCTTATATAATATATAATATTAAAGTAAGTTGCTTGATGGAGGTATATTTATAAATGAATGAAAAAAAAAGCATAATCATAACAGATGAAGCTATAAAGGCACAAAGAAATATTATTAATAAAATTGCAAATTTAAATAAAAACAAATGTCTAAAATTTCATATTAAAACATACGGGTGTCAAATGAATGTACATGATTCAGAGAAACTATCTGGCATGTTAAAGGAAATGGGATATATAAATACAAAAAATATTGAAGAAGCAGATATAATACTTTTTAATACATGTTGTGTGCGAGAACATGTTGAAATAAAAATTCTAAGTAGGGTATCTCAAATCAAAGAACTTAAAACAAGAAAACCAGATGTAATTATTGGTATATGTGGGTGTATGATGCAAGAGAAAGAAATAGTCGATAAAATAAAAAATTATTATCCATATGTGGACCTTGTTTTTGGTACACACAATTTATTTAAATTTCCAGAAATTCTATTAAAAGCAATTTTTTCAGATTCTACAGTAATTGATATATGGGATGATAATCCAAATATCATTGAGAATATACCAATAAAAAGAGCTGATGCTATTAAAGCGTGGATAGATATTAATTATGGATGTAATAATTTTTGTACGTATTGTATAGTTCCATATGTAAGGGGAAGAGAAAAAAGCAGAAGACCGGAAAATATTCTTAATGAGATAAAATCTCTGGCTAACAAGGGATATAAAGAAATAACACTTTTGGGGCAAAATGTTAATTCATATGGTAATGACCTGCATGAAGGCATAACATTTGCAAAGCTTTTGTACATGGTTAATGAAATAAATGGTATAGAACGGATAAGGTTTATGACTTCGCATCCAAAAGATTTATCCGATGAGTTGATTTTTGCCATGAGGGATCTTGGAAAAGTTTGCGAACATTTGCATTTACCTATTCAATCTGGGAGCAATAGAATACTTAAAAAAATGAATAGAAAATATACAAAAGAAAGTTATTTGGAAATAATAGACAAATTAAGAGTAAATATACCTGATATAGCTATAACAACAGATATTATTGTAGGTTTTCCAGGTGAAACTGAAGAAGATTTTAAAGAAACTTTAGATCTTGTTAAAAAAGTTCGATATGATGCAGCATATACTTTTATATACTCTAAAAGGTCTGGAACACCTGCAGCTAATATGGAAGAACAGGTTGATAAAAATATAAAACACGAAAGGCTCGAAAAATTAATTGAACTACAAAACAAGATAAGTATAGAAAAGAATGCAGAATTAAATGGAAAGATATTGGAGGTATTGGTTGAAGGGATTAGCAAAAGAGATAAAGAGAAATTAACAGGAAGAACAAGAACAAATAAGATTGTTCACTTTTTAGGAAAACCTGATTTAATAGGTAATTTTGTAAATCTAAAGATTAAGGAAACAAAGGCATGGACAATGCAAGGAGAGTTAATTCAATAAATATTGAACATAATTGCTCAGTTTAAACATTGTTTTACCTATTATAATATGTATTTTGAAAACTCTAATTTTAGTTTTGGGAGGTTTGGAACTTTGGCTTTTACTCCAATGATGGAACAATACCTTAAAATTAAAAATAAATATAAAGATGCAATTCTTTTTTTCAGACTTGGAGATTTCTATGAGATGTTTTTCGATGATGCAATAATTGCAGCAAAAGAACTTGAAATAGCTTTAACCGGAAAAGACTGCGGGCAAAGTGAAAGAGCTCCAATGGCAGGTATACCATATCATACAGCTGATAATTACATTGATAAATTAATTAAAAAAGGATATAAAGTTGCTATATGTGAACAACTGGAAGACCCCTCAATGTCTAAGGGATTAGTTGAGAGAGATGTGGTTAGAATTTATACCCCAGGAACAATAATAAATTTAAATTCTATAGAGGAAAAATCAAATAATTATTTAGTATCAGTATACAAATATAAATTAAATTATGGAATATCAATTGTAGATGTTACAACCGGAGATTTATTTGTAACCGAAATTATAAATTGTAATAATATAAATAAAATTTATGATGAAATTATTAGGTATGAACCATCGGAAATAATAGCAAATTCAGATTTTTTTTCAAATAATAAGCTTATTAAAGCTATTAAAAGCAAACACTGTTATTTAAATAAATTTACATCTGAAAATACATATGAAGAAATGGTTGAACTAATTGAAAATCAATTTAATAATTCTATAGATGAACTTAATTTAGGAAATAAAAAATATGCTATAATTTCTTTATCGTTACTTTTAGAATATTTAAACAATCTTCATAAGGTACCTTTAAAACAGATAAATAAAATTAACTATTATAAAGACGACTCATTTATGGTCCTTGATAGTAACACTATCAAAAATCTAG
This is a stretch of genomic DNA from Aceticella autotrophica. It encodes these proteins:
- a CDS encoding CheR family methyltransferase, with translation MLTYEDFVLKICQLTGIDLSLYKEKQMKRRINSLILNSNYKNYDDYYKALTTNKNLYNEFINYITINVTEFFRNLDQWIVLENEILPYLIKKNLKIWSAACSTGEEPYTLAMILSKHINLEDVNIIATDIDENALAKAQKGIYTDKSLEKVPAEYIKKFFTKVNNTSYIISETLRKNIIFKKHNLLTDKYPENVNLVICRNVLIYFNDKAKNDTYKKIYDCLSNDGIFFVGGTEQIILPYRYNFEPIKTFFYKKISNN
- a CDS encoding lysophospholipid acyltransferase family protein, coding for MFYYIAKYIVLFIIKILFKIHIENIENIPKEGPIIICPNHISLLDPPVIGALLNRRIYFMAKSELFKNPILGFILKNGFGAFPVKRDKPDLTAIKTALKHLKNGHAICIFPEGTRSKTGNLQKAEPGASLLSAKAHAPVIPIGINGNYKLFSNIIIKVGKPIHPDNFSNGHISQQNMAQIGEIIMNEISKLL
- the cmk gene encoding (d)CMP kinase, whose protein sequence is MTIKIAIDGPAGSGKSTVAKILAKKLNFVYVDTGALYRAITYKILKEGININEKKAILNIINNFDITLKSERIFLDGIDITEEIRKPYISQNVSQISQIPEIREFMVKLQKELANKNNIVMDGRDITTVVMPDAQFKFYITATEEVRAKRRYNELKANNFNISFKDILNEIKIRDKMDMERSIAPLKIAEDAIVVDTSDMTIDEVTNKLYDIIIKQL
- the aroH gene encoding chorismate mutase, whose product is MRGAITTENTKEKIFSDTEELIKKIIEENNLKIDDIISIIFSATKDLDAAYPAEAVRNIGITTIPLMCFQEMNVIGSLKKCIRVIIYVNCNNNRKITHVYLKGAKVLRPDII
- the miaB gene encoding tRNA (N6-isopentenyl adenosine(37)-C2)-methylthiotransferase MiaB, translated to MNEKKSIIITDEAIKAQRNIINKIANLNKNKCLKFHIKTYGCQMNVHDSEKLSGMLKEMGYINTKNIEEADIILFNTCCVREHVEIKILSRVSQIKELKTRKPDVIIGICGCMMQEKEIVDKIKNYYPYVDLVFGTHNLFKFPEILLKAIFSDSTVIDIWDDNPNIIENIPIKRADAIKAWIDINYGCNNFCTYCIVPYVRGREKSRRPENILNEIKSLANKGYKEITLLGQNVNSYGNDLHEGITFAKLLYMVNEINGIERIRFMTSHPKDLSDELIFAMRDLGKVCEHLHLPIQSGSNRILKKMNRKYTKESYLEIIDKLRVNIPDIAITTDIIVGFPGETEEDFKETLDLVKKVRYDAAYTFIYSKRSGTPAANMEEQVDKNIKHERLEKLIELQNKISIEKNAELNGKILEVLVEGISKRDKEKLTGRTRTNKIVHFLGKPDLIGNFVNLKIKETKAWTMQGELIQ
- a CDS encoding 4-hydroxy-3-methylbut-2-enyl diphosphate reductase, which translates into the protein MKVIVANHAGFCFGVKRAVEKAYEQLNKKDNIKTYTLGELIHNPHVVNDLYEKGIKSIEDINSINENSRIIIRTHGISEDLYSKLKEKNLEIEDMTCPFVKKVQNIVKKYYNNGYNIIIVGDEKHPEVRGVNGWCNNTAYIINSSENMEIIPKFNKACVVAQTTITQEQWEKVLKILKNKVKELISFNTICDATNKRQKAAEELSHIVDIMIVIGGKKSSNTQKLKKICEKNCKKTYQIESKEELNLILFKKDYTIGITAGASTPGYIINDVVNELMYKKGE
- the speD gene encoding adenosylmethionine decarboxylase, producing MNALGRHILAEIYGCDNKILDDCKLIEEIMVKAAIEAGAEVCEVAFHKFSPQGVSGVVVISESHLTIHTWPELNYAAVDVFTCGSNVNPWDACSYLTKLLKAKNMTATEVKRGVFEQPVKVLSS